The Pseudomonadota bacterium genome segment CCACGCTATGAGTACTGAGGCCGAAGCCCTGGTGCAGGTCGAGAACCTGCGCATGCACTTTCCCATCCTGCAGGGCATCCTGCGCCGCCAGGTTGGCGCCATCAAAGCCGTCGACGGTCTTAACTTCGACATCTACAAACGAGAGACGCTGGCGCTGGCGGGCGAAAGCGGTTGCGGCAAGTCGACGACCGGGCGCCTAATTCTCCAACTCTATCGCGCGACTGAAGGCAGGGTGGTGTTCGCCGGTCAGGACCTGACCAAACTCTCTGGCGAAAGACTGCGGCGTATGCGTCCGCGCATGCAGATGATATTCCAGGACCCGCAGGCAAGCCTCAACCCGCGCATGACCGTCGGCAGCATTGTTGCCGAGCCGTTGCAGGAACATGGGCTGTCGGGTGGGCAGACCAAGCAGCAGCGGGTCCAAGAACTTCTCGATGCGGTCGGCCTCAACCCGAGCCATGCCAACCGTTATCCGCATGAGTTTTCGGGCGGCCAGCGCCAGCGCATCGGCATTGCGCGGGCGCTCGCGCTCAACCCGGAGTTCATCGTCTGCGACGAGCCTATCGCCGCGCTGGATGTTTCTATTCAGGCGCAAGTCGTCAATCTCTTGGAAGATCTTCAGCAGAAACTGGGCCTGACCTATCTCTTCATCTCGCACGACCTCAGCATGATCCGCCACATGGCCGACCGTGTGGCCATCATGTATCTGGGCAAGATCATGGAGCTTGGTCCCAGCGACAAAGTCTATGGCGAACCGTTGCATCCCTATACGCAGGCGTTGCTGTCGGCGGTGCCGATTCCCAACCCTGTTCAGGAAGCCGAACGACGGCGAACGATCTTGTCGGGCGACGTACCG includes the following:
- a CDS encoding oligopeptide/dipeptide ABC transporter ATP-binding protein, which codes for MSTEAEALVQVENLRMHFPILQGILRRQVGAIKAVDGLNFDIYKRETLALAGESGCGKSTTGRLILQLYRATEGRVVFAGQDLTKLSGERLRRMRPRMQMIFQDPQASLNPRMTVGSIVAEPLQEHGLSGGQTKQQRVQELLDAVGLNPSHANRYPHEFSGGQRQRIGIARALALNPEFIVCDEPIAALDVSIQAQVVNLLEDLQQKLGLTYLFISHDLSMIRHMADRVAIMYLGKIMELGPSDKVYGEPLHPYTQALLSAVPIPNPVQEAERRRTILSGDVPNAANPPSGCPFRTRCPIAVARCADEEPAWRELRAGHQVACHLAE